In Amycolatopsis coloradensis, one genomic interval encodes:
- a CDS encoding alpha/beta hydrolase, producing the protein MKRLLTAGIIPVVLGGLLAGAGQASASTLNTTNIPGHYAGQTLDWHPCAAEELVTLPPGTDINGLECATFRTPRDWDRAGERQDLTIAISRLKSTGTSTASLLTNPGGPGGPGRWFPVTFRGQEKLREHQDIIGIDVRGTGKSTNVTCRGTADLIRQLDPRDRDPRNLDQILANAEHVARSCQSAGGELGPLITTHQTIRDFDLLRVLLGREKINWVGYSGGTWLGAHYAQQFPQRTGRFVLDSSTEFTTDWQKTFDRQPVGFERRWRQDFLPWMARYDAKYHFGTNGEEVRQTYERVRYALSRNPMDGNGPMELDTAIIYMLYKKATFPALAELLVKVRGAMENPEAKAEAKAAVEAAGDHSDAADATFWNTVCGEGRFIGTRESLIRASQRNLDRGLLLAGGGTLNASVCLFWDKEPRPLPKLDGKGVPPVLIVHSEHDPATAIEGARRAHAGFANSRMLTVTGEGDHGLYADGNPKVDEIVNAYLVDGVVPADQSVPGMPLPVP; encoded by the coding sequence ATGAAGCGGCTACTGACCGCCGGGATCATCCCGGTGGTCCTGGGCGGGCTGCTCGCCGGAGCCGGGCAGGCTTCGGCGAGCACGCTGAACACCACGAACATCCCCGGCCACTACGCCGGTCAGACCCTGGATTGGCATCCTTGCGCGGCGGAGGAGCTGGTCACGTTGCCGCCGGGCACCGACATCAATGGCCTCGAATGCGCGACGTTCCGCACGCCTCGCGACTGGGACAGGGCGGGGGAGCGACAGGACCTGACCATCGCGATCAGCAGGCTGAAGTCCACCGGGACATCGACGGCCTCGCTGCTCACCAACCCGGGTGGGCCGGGCGGCCCCGGCCGCTGGTTCCCGGTGACGTTCCGCGGGCAGGAGAAGCTGCGCGAGCATCAGGACATCATCGGCATCGACGTGCGCGGGACCGGCAAGAGCACGAACGTCACCTGCCGGGGCACGGCCGACCTCATCCGGCAGCTGGATCCGCGCGACCGGGATCCGCGCAATCTGGACCAGATCCTGGCCAACGCCGAGCACGTGGCCAGGTCCTGCCAGAGCGCCGGCGGCGAACTCGGGCCGCTGATCACCACCCACCAGACGATCAGGGACTTCGACCTGCTCCGTGTCCTGCTCGGCCGGGAGAAGATCAACTGGGTCGGGTATTCGGGCGGCACGTGGCTGGGCGCGCATTACGCGCAGCAGTTCCCGCAGCGGACGGGACGGTTCGTGCTGGACTCCTCGACGGAATTCACCACGGACTGGCAGAAGACGTTCGACCGGCAGCCGGTCGGCTTCGAACGGCGCTGGCGGCAGGACTTCCTGCCGTGGATGGCGCGCTACGACGCGAAGTACCACTTCGGCACGAACGGTGAAGAGGTCCGGCAGACCTACGAGCGGGTCCGCTACGCCTTGTCCCGCAACCCGATGGACGGGAACGGGCCGATGGAGCTCGATACCGCCATCATCTACATGCTCTACAAGAAGGCGACCTTCCCGGCGCTGGCCGAACTGCTGGTCAAGGTCCGGGGCGCCATGGAGAATCCGGAGGCGAAGGCCGAGGCCAAGGCCGCCGTCGAGGCGGCGGGTGATCACTCCGACGCGGCGGATGCCACGTTCTGGAACACCGTCTGTGGCGAAGGGCGTTTCATCGGCACCCGCGAGTCGCTGATCCGCGCCTCACAGCGGAACCTGGACCGCGGTCTGCTCCTGGCGGGCGGCGGCACGCTGAACGCCTCGGTCTGCCTGTTCTGGGACAAGGAACCGCGCCCGCTGCCGAAGCTGGACGGCAAGGGCGTCCCGCCGGTGCTGATCGTCCACTCCGAGCACGACCCGGCCACGGCGATCGAGGGTGCCAGGCGGGCACACGCGGGGTTCGCGAACTCGCGCATGCTGACCGTGACCGGTGAGGGCGACCACGGGCTCTACGCGGACGGGAACCCCAAGGTGGACGAGATCGTGAACGCCTACCTGGTCGACGGGGTCGTTCCCGCCGACCAGAGCGTCCCGGGCATGCCGCTGCCTGTGCCCTAG
- the pucL gene encoding factor-independent urate hydroxylase, whose amino-acid sequence MAITLGPNQYGKAEVRLVTVQREGTVHHLKDLTVSTSLRGDLAATHLTGDNADVVATDTQKNTVYAFAKEAPVGEIEDFALRLGRHFVGSFEHITGARILIDEHGWNRISGHDHAFSQAGSEKRTTAVTVQGDQAWVVSGLDDLVVLKSTGSEFHGFPRDKYTTLAETNDRILATAVTARWRYQGDGIDWTASHAEIRRIMLETFADKHSLSLQQTLYAMGEAVLNEREEVAEVRLSLPNKHHFLVDLSPFGLKNDNEVFYAADRPYGLLEGVVLRDDAEDAGLAWHTLAAF is encoded by the coding sequence GTGGCCATCACCCTGGGCCCCAACCAGTACGGCAAGGCCGAAGTCCGGCTCGTCACCGTCCAGCGCGAAGGCACCGTTCATCACCTCAAGGACCTCACCGTTTCGACGTCGCTTCGTGGCGACCTCGCGGCGACGCACCTCACCGGTGACAACGCCGACGTCGTCGCGACCGACACCCAGAAGAACACCGTCTACGCCTTCGCCAAGGAAGCCCCGGTCGGCGAGATCGAGGACTTCGCGCTGCGGCTCGGGCGCCATTTCGTCGGCTCGTTCGAGCACATCACCGGCGCCCGGATCCTGATCGACGAACACGGCTGGAACCGCATCTCGGGCCACGACCACGCGTTCTCGCAGGCGGGCAGCGAGAAGCGGACGACCGCCGTGACCGTGCAGGGCGACCAGGCCTGGGTGGTGTCCGGTTTGGACGATCTCGTGGTGCTCAAGTCGACCGGCTCGGAGTTCCACGGCTTCCCTCGCGACAAGTACACGACACTGGCCGAGACGAACGACCGGATCCTCGCGACCGCCGTGACCGCGCGCTGGCGCTACCAGGGCGATGGGATCGACTGGACCGCGAGCCACGCCGAGATCCGGCGGATCATGCTGGAGACCTTCGCGGACAAGCACAGCCTCTCCCTGCAGCAGACGCTGTACGCCATGGGAGAGGCTGTGCTCAACGAACGCGAAGAGGTCGCCGAAGTCCGGCTCTCACTGCCGAACAAGCACCACTTCCTGGTGGACCTGTCACCGTTCGGGCTGAAGAACGACAACGAGGTCTTCTACGCCGCCGACCGCCCGTACGGCCTGCTCGAGGGTGTCGTCCTCCGAGACGACGCCGAGGACGCCGGTCTCGCCTGGCACACCCTCGCCGCCTTCTAG
- the uraH gene encoding hydroxyisourate hydrolase has product MSLVTTHILDTAAGRPAAGVGVRLETGAGEPVADGRTDTDGRIRDLGPDTLEPGVYRLVFDTGAYLGPDSFFPEVTLTFRIADGTEHHHVPLLLSPFAYSTYRGS; this is encoded by the coding sequence ATGAGCCTCGTGACCACGCACATCCTCGACACCGCCGCGGGACGGCCGGCGGCCGGCGTCGGGGTCCGGCTCGAAACCGGCGCGGGCGAACCCGTCGCCGACGGGCGGACCGACACCGACGGCCGGATCCGCGACCTCGGCCCGGACACCTTGGAACCCGGGGTCTACCGGCTGGTCTTCGACACCGGCGCCTACCTCGGCCCCGACTCCTTCTTCCCCGAAGTCACCTTGACCTTCCGCATCGCCGACGGGACCGAGCACCACCACGTGCCGTTGCTGCTGAGCCCGTTCGCCTATTCCACCTATCGAGGGAGCTGA